TCATTCAGCATACTAACGCGAGTGGCTGCATCAGTCCCAAGTTATAAGAGGTAAAAAAGATAACTTATATAAGTGATCTAATATGGATGCTCTTCAACACCAAgacactcattcatttttaatttaaaaatgatacATACATATGTTAAAAACAGTTGATAAAATTATTCTAATGACgaataaaatatttgtccaGAGGTCCCATAGAGTAtattcataatttaaaaacagacCCCTTGAATTATTCAggttattataaattatttttcccCCTCACCAGCCCTCACTTGGTATGCATGAACGACAAAAAGaagaattttactttttttgtagttgctgaaaatgtattaaaagtgaaaataaaccaATATGAGTACATTTTACCTGTTATCGCCACTGGAGAAATAACTTCATCTTGGAATGCATTATTTAAATTCAGCTGGGGATTACTTTTccattctgtaaaaaaaaaaaaaaaaaaaaagaattaaaaaaagtatgcaTTCTGGATTTGACTGCACACTGTAAGCATTTGCCTGTCACTCCAATGCAATAACTTACCTGATTCACTTACAACTGTGGAGTCACTGTCTTCTATGGTAGGGAAAATGATCTAGAAGCAGAcatacaaatgtgcaatatCAATAACCTAAACCAAATAGTGATGGACACAATTGTGCAAGAGAAATGCATGCCTTTGATAAACCTTGCTGCCATAATGTACACACTATATCAGGGGTGACCAAACTAaatccacatactgaaaaatgaaaggatgtatGGGCtactttaaaccaggggtctcaaacatgcggcccgcaggccaaatgtggcacgcaggacactagtttgtggccccctccttgatatgaaagtttaatgttagttcggcccccgcgcaagtttgatatggatgctgtatggtatcatgtacccagaaaagaattattacgtttgattaatgttcatgttaaaggttaaataactgttaatagttatcctccctatccgtgtggaagtggtaagtttttggctatttaagtttaaaggaaataacttgaaggctaccatttaggtcgctagctctctagtttgcgagttagcatgtgtctcaagaccctgcagttgcgcaatatgttgtaaataaaaagagtataaatgtgactatagtcgtgttttgtcatgtctacagggctctaataatgctttgttcattttaatctgaaaaaaataatttgtctacccaccaactatatgtggtttcttaagtttttattatttgccgttttattattattattattatatttatttattactgattgattttctttattcttgatttatttttttttatcttattttgttcagaaaaataaaaattaagatatttgagaacagtggaatgttttatcagagcttttattgtagaaaatcggaaccaaagcagtgaaaaagtatttttgtttttaataaattcgttttgtttttttttggaaaacctgatgtggcccagtcttgcctagaccctagctccagtggcccccaggtaaattgagtttgagacccctgctttaaaccaacacatgtatattttatatatatatgatatacatcAAGGAAAAAGCTTGTAGTATGGTTGAAAAAGTGTACGTattattatttctgttttttttcattttccaaatatttcataacCCAACATTAGTCGACCACACCCCCTGATATTCATTGTGTAACATTTCCACAACGACCGTTTGCACTGTAACAGCTTCATACCTTTTTATTCTCTTCCACTCCATCTTCCTCTACAGACGTCATGCTGCATTTGCGAGGCATCGCAAGAACCGGGGAGGCACCGAACCCAGTGTGACCGTCGAGGTCAGGCTGGTCTTGTGGGACAGGGGTCTCATTCCTTTGAGGTGTTTTTAACGCAGAGCGCAACTTGAAGATGCCACTTGGTGTGGGGGCTCGACCTGGTGTACCCCCCTTCTGCAGTGGGGTGCTGGGAGGCAGGTGCTTATCAAAAAACTCAGGGGACAGAGGACCTCCAAAATGCACCCGcctctttttcatttttgaagCAGGGGTTACCGAAGAATCTTCCTCTCCTGTTCcaacaaggaaaaaaagtcattaactgtacatttcaatacgatacaaataaatacaagttcAGTATTATGGTCTTCATAATGCATTCTCTCTGGACCTgagtctaaaccaggggtgggcaaactacggcccgggggccacatccggcccgccaagtgtttcaatatggcccgcctgttctttccaaagtattttatttaaactcaacatacaacctggcatcgtggcttgggccaactttttgatggttgagggagctgctttatcaatttggttatttgatgtggtctgttgtttacaaaatgctcctggaaaaaggaacacaagcacaatagtaaaaaaaataataataatacaataataatgttgttgttaataataataatattactattattatattaatattgttgttaataatattaatataatattattattattaaaaataataaaacaatattattgttattattattattaatatataataatatattatataataatataaataataattataatatattatattatataatataatgataataacattattataactaataataataacaatagtaattctaataaaaataataacaataatacatttaatttctaatacacttcacatcaaataaatgatttcaaagttcacatatagcagattgcatgacacttttacatgtaaaatatgtgtaaaaatataggtgtaaaaattgacgttacgtgtaaaatactatataccacccccgcccccccttcccggcaattttgttaaatcaatgcggcccgcgagtcaaaaagtttgcccactccTGGTCTAAACTCATATGAAAGATTTACTCTTGCATGACTAATTTGAGAGCAGCGGGTGTTTTACCTGCTGCCGTCCTCGCCAGTGCAGATGGAGGGGATAGGATTTGCAAAGCCGAGGAAGTGTCATCCGGTGAGGCTGGAGTCAGGTCGTTTGGACATGCTTGGCTGGAGCCTTCAGGTTCAAAGACATTGTCCTATTGACAGAGAATATGAACGTGAACAGTGTCTTCACATGGCCAAACTTTTAAGATTGGCGAAATTAAATTAGcggtatgttctccccgtgcatgcgtgggttttctccgggtactccggtttcctcacacattcccaaaaacatgctaggttaattagcgactccaaattgtccataggtatgaatgtgagtgtgaatggttgtttgtctatatgtgccctgtgattggctggccaccagtccagggtgtaccccgcctctcgcccgaagacagctgggataggctccagcacccctgcgacccttgtgaggataagcggtagaaaatgaatgaataaatgaaattagcAGTAAGCTGAAAATGGCTCTCGAACCACCCATGAAAACAccaatttattatttgtatctCAGTTAAGCACATTATAAGGGGACTGTCTGGACGCAGCTTCGAGAATTAAATCGTTCCAATGATTATATCATCACACCGTgatacattccaaaaatatcatGTTATATTCTAAGGTCCATAACGGCCATCGCTAATTTAGACGCCCTTTTGATGTACTTTCTTAAACAAGCTTTGTCTGGTGTTATTCTGGGATTTTGGAGACTGACATAAAAAGCACGTATTGCACTTCTCAACACTGCTATGGGCCCCACCCAACATCTAaaagtagggatcgaccgatatggttttttgggGACCGatgccgattttgcttgggccgatatttgtggctgatactgcttttgatccctcaatttacatgaaaaaaatgaccatgataacaaatattacaggtcttattttttaaacaaatatttatggaaatgtaaacactgaacacagtaggattccgctttcttaaacacacatttaaacggcattatcaactttaaataggaataaatattcaaccatgtgcaaaatatGTCTGTTATAATGTgcttaaatttatctagcatcgatgtgatgactgctcttcCGCAGCGTGACGCGTTGTACacgataaagacctctcataagcagacaatttgttctgtgtgtgcgtgcgtgctcggagagagcgcacacacataacacgacacgcaatacaaggaaaaaaaacgcaaatatcggcccgatatatcggccggccgatgtatctgTCGATCCTTAGCACCGCTTTGTTTCTGATAGGGCAAAGAAAATGAAGCAATTATGCGTATTTCTACACATATAGTATTTGCTTTGCTTCTTATATTTGACTGTATTAACATTTTGTGAATTACATAATCATGCTTCATGGCCAATTAGGCAAATTAGACCCCCCTCATCCTGAAATACGACTGCAGCATTGTGATAAAACACATTCGCCAACCTGTCGCCGTGGCTCCAAGGACGTGCGCGGGTCATTTTCAACATGGAGGGGAAGGGAAAGCAGCACAGGATGGACCTCTTCACTCGCACTTGATGGCAGTCTCTCTTTGGTAACAATATCACTGCTTTCTTTCACTGCTTTATCCTTCTGCACAggacataaaatattttcaatgcTTTCGATTCGATAATTGAATGGCACTAGCAGGAAATCAGTGAAAGGaatagtacacagtacacagtacacagtatctTACTCTGACATACAGTGTGTGACCAAGAAGGAGACACTGAGGGCAGTCAAGAATGTCTACGGTCAGAGTGATAGTACCTCCTTGTCGCAGTCGTTGGAGTGGAGGAGCGGAGCATGCTCTTCTCTAATCTTCACTTGACAGCCTTCCAGGGGGGCCACACGCCGCCTCTTATTGGGGGCAGACGGCGTCGCTGGAGGGTGGTTCTCTTTCCCTTCTTCCTGGCTTTTCTCGTCTGAgataaaaccaaaaatacatatatagtcACAAAAACGCAACACATGAATACattgtaaattaaattacatgaaGGAAAATTGATGTATGTACTCGAGTATAAGCACAAGTGGATACACTTTTGTTTcaacttaaaaatataataattacaaagaaAGACAGAAGTTTGTCAATTAGAAATACAAACATCTTATTTCTGTCAAACTCCTTACAATAAATAGCCCCGCCTTATTCAAATATATTGGCCGATGCATCGGTCATCGGCTTACTTTCAGCCCTCAATATCGGTTTCGGCCCCGTTGTGGTTTCCTCCCTACTACTCcacttattataaataaaaacgtATTTGTATCTGCGATTATACTTGGACTTATGTgcaataagattcattcatccaagagcaatactacattttgtttactgaaattccacatttggttactgcaattctacatcttgttactgtatagggTATTGTTTTTGACTGCAATGCTATATTTTATTACTGCATAtgctattgtttttgatgtacatctatttacacttattttgtgtaattatttacacttttatatgtatattgttattccttgttttatttttaatttttccttattcttatttttaccttctacaaaatgcaccgtggagttgcactcaaatttcgttgtatgcaatacaatgacaataaaggcgattctgattcagagttaactgtggacaaatgtgattaatcacaatcaaatattttaatatacagtaaacctcggatatatcggaaattcgctcacaacggacagataaaaaagaaccaatttttctgtaatgcatttccaataaaaattcattgcatatatcggattttttataacggatttcgcctatttcggacaaaatctccagtcccgttccaatgcatttccattcaatttccctcgcatatatcggatggccgcatcgtggcgcttcgattcgccgaatcgtgacaggccgctatacgacgtcatttgcagcgtttgcagtgttgcctgcgtgtccaggtacattggaaacatagtcaaggaagtgcctttttataacggataaaatcccatttacgcatataccggatataaatccgatatatgagtaaaacggacattttccggtatacgcatataacggatttcgcttatatcggacaaaaccagtgggaacaattgaatctgatatatccgaggtttactgtattatatatatattttatatacattatatatattttaataatattttaatattttagtatAAATACATCTCTGGTAGCTTTGTGGGCGACAACACGGTACGTAATAATTAACCAAACCAAAGGCACAtcatgtatgaatgaatgaatgaatacaataaGAGGCCAAATGGACACATTAGCACATATTGCAAGATATTACGCATCAAGCAAAAATGCACATAGAATATTTTAGAAGGGCCTTGTATAACAGATCATACTCATCTTTAATgtaacaaaagaaaaataaccaAGTTCCCTTTCAGCACTGCATGGCTGGTGGGACAATGGAAAGACCCCATTAGATGTTGTTGAGTTCATCTTGTACTGTTCATTAATGCACCATTTTTGAGTGTGGGGCTCCAGGCAGATGGAAACGCTCAACAAATGAAACTTTTAGTCTTGTAGCAAGGTACTCACCAGACAGATAACCTCTTGTCTCTGAGCATCCGCCAGTGCTGTCGTCCTGCCTTGACATGGGTTCACAGACGTCATTCTCCTCCATGTTCATAAGGCTCTGGAAGGCAGCCATTTTTTGCTTCAGGTTGGATGCTCGCCGTGGAAGGAAGGGACTGCTTCTGATATTCTGGGAGTTCATAACACAACTACTTAATGtacaatatataaatgtatttgttatttcattttatattaatattatctgATCAAGCAACACGATATTTCAAGATATTTAATTTCTCATTTCAAAGttatccatttttttaaagtaaaaatataataatcaaatgCATTGACAATTGCGTAATATCATTAGGTTATACAGTTATTCCTCGTCACATCATAGTTTGAACACCAACCCATCGCgctattacgttttttttaattcatgaatgaatacgggctgcacggcgctcaagtggttagcatgcagacctcacaactaggagactagggttcaattccaccctgagtttactctggtttcctcccacattccaaaaacatgctaggttaattggcgactccaaattatccataggtatgaatgtgagtgtgaatggttgtttgtctatatgtgccctgtgattggctggctccagcgaccctcgtgaggaaaagcggtagaaaatgaatgagtgaatacaTAAAATGATGGCTGTCATTACGTGCTATTATTAATccaaaaatttaagaaaattgtaggatttttttctgccaaaattatgtatttcccatgacgtccgttgctatttgtgaatgatgggcagaattccccaaaaagtgcagttcccctttaagaccacCCTTCAACATGTGAAACAGGCTTTTATATTCCAAGTTGATATTACAGTCGCTCCTCACTTTATTGCGTTTTGAACATGGCTCCCCAAACTTTATCGCTGTTTTGTTTGAAgtcattaatatattaatagttTTGTAGTTGACTATGGGctatattattagtcaaaaaatagtGAAAGAAAGTTCTATGTGAAAGTGCTAAGTTTGTGGCTTATTTGTCTTTCctcccactctgtttgaaaccctttttttaagtttagaataaacaaattcaaggctaactagttagcatggTGTTTAAAAGCGGCGACCGTAACTTGTGTCCCTGCACGGctgtaaaaggtgactataggagtgttatttctacagtttctacagggctctaataatgataaatatcaCATATACAAAGTtaaaacagggtttctatgcttgaaatgtaacttacaacaggcacaataatattacaaataaacataACGCTGTATTCTGATATAGACGAGGAAGACTATGACAtgtggatcagacattttgatgggCTTGTTGTGTATCCCGGAGACAGGCATGTGACCATTTCCGAGCCCGGTGACgtcataatatgaatattagACAAGTTAATTTACTCCCAATTCAAACTTTGtgtcatactgatgatttttctcatttacagtatgcctttatcGATTACTATTTTTaagctacaaccttttgaaaaggtaatggttttatttcatttgaacatgcatcggattacaattgaatgcatcacataatcagttcacagttccacatgtccaaaaggagtaggaagaagcaaagcttattaaatcctacccctccatctggtacttttacaatcagtaactgttacatttgttcacttcctgctttcttaatatagtttaagatttttttttttttgaaaatgcattattttagctgtttgaagagtaactatatcagcaagtttaagtatttgtgattttataaaCTGAATTAGGTCaaaactgaattaaaaaaaacgaatcCATACCCACGCGACCCTAGTTAGGATAAGTGTCACCGtcctaaaatgaaattaattcaCTTTTAATTCAGTATACGATTAGGTATTGTATTAATTTCCTTTGTCGCCTATAAAACAAAGCTAAGATGAATGTGTTCAAACGTTGGTTTGTGAGTTGAGTGTAACATTCCATCACAAACTGAAAATGTcactcagctgtgattggtTTCTTACCTGTGAAGATTGCCGGTTTATTGAATTCTTCATTTTCTGTTGTGCAATGAAGCGAATGAGTGAGTTTGTTTCCGGAGAGCCTCTCACACCAACACTGGACTTTCGTCTTGCCTTGAGCTGGGCCAAACATGACTTTTCTGGTTCAAGAGGGCAAATGGTGGTCAAAGTTGGTTACGTCTAATATGATACAACTGAACCATGAAGCTCACCTTTGCGGTCTGATGGAGTTGGGGTGAAACTTTGGACAGAAATACCAAACTGTGAAGGTGTGAGAAAATTAGGATGGGTTGAAGTCTGCCTTAAATCAGGAGCAGAACTCTCTTGTGATGAATGCAACAACATTTTCTCCTTCTGGTCTGTCTCCTTGGCATCAGTTGACGTCTGCTCAGTCGCCATCTGcataaaacaataacataaaacaaTTGGAAAATTTTGATGGGCATGCCACCCGTGCCGTAAACCTCGGGCTAACATGAAGTTAAAAGGTGACTAAAACGTAGTAAATACTTACCTCCCAAATGTAAAAGACGGTTCGTGTCGGTAACAGTGGGTCGAGTTTGGATCCTTTTGCGATGTCTGCCTCAGAAAATTACAACACTCCTAAAAAATCGCCTCATTttgatataaaatgtaaatacgtttagcaaaaatacagaaaacgcgtattaaaaaaaatcactaaaacTGGAAAATGTGTACAACTCAGTAACACAAACTTAAACGTTTGTCAGCTTGAACAGGAAGTAGCGTAATATGAATAGTCCAATAGTAATGCGACAATACACCGCGTGACCAGCAAACCCCGCCGCGGTTCCGGTTTTcttaaagggaaactgcactttttttcatccacaatcctgatgtgagtCATGAACACGTACCGATTAAAACtcagttgaaaaaaatggtagaaaatgcattttgcacatttgggccttgatgaggttttaagtagagctaaaATATACAAAAGCAAGAATGGAGAGTCAGACAAAAAGCATTTATAacttaataatagtaataataaataaataaatataaataaatataaataaatataaataaatataaataaatataaataaatataaataaatataaataaataaataaataaataaataaataaataaataaataaataaataaataaataaataaataaataaataaatgaggatAAAGCCAGGCCTTCAACATAAAATACGGACTaactaaaatacattaattaattttacaaaaacacaacaacaaactacAACAAAAGAAGTGTAAAGAAAATAAGCTAAAACGTTGACactaatatctaataataacatACACCTCCACACGGCCATCTTTAATTTGAGACTACCCGTTCACGCCTGctcataaatacacacataatgaTTATCTGCATGcttcagtttttttgttttgtcttgttttatGGAATGAGTTATGGAATTTAATGAATTCaacgttattttattttttcatgcaATGGTTGTATGAAGTGAGcttcttttctgtaaagcactttgaattACCTTGTGCACATAtggtgctctataaataaacttgccttgtttaataaataaaaccttGCAGGAGGGAATCAGTGTTTCCAACTTAGCAATTTTGTTGCTATATTTAGTGAGTATTCAGACCCCTAGTGAAAAATCTAGTGACTTTTTTCGGTTTTATTAGTCCTTTTTAGAGAACCCCCTCTTTTAAAATCACACCTAGGAAGCTctgtcttgtttgtgacattaaaaaactcttatatttctaaatatatttgttttgcttttcatgtttttgcttACTTTTTGTTTCCCACAAGGTCAATAAAAATTCTTTAGTAATTACAGCAATTggaccacaaatagattgcagtctgGTGGGATCAACTGTTATATTATCTCAATAAAATAAgcgtagtcagtgtacagctttgGAAAGCAGTACAGATTCACAATGCTGTGAAAATAACCTGATCACCGTGGAGAAAAAACTTGTTCAGATTGTGTCCcaagtgtcaatatttagtgtgagtaccattgttgttttgttttttttttttagcactgccttaatcctcttgggcatggaattcaccagCTGCACAAATAGTGACTGAAATCCACTCACACAGAAGAGTGAGTGAGTAGACAagcaatcattcacactcatattatattcacacctatggacaattttgctcCGCCAATTAACCAACCAAATAGCCGCCaattggaaggaaaaaaaacagagatgcccaagtggggaatcgaacccgggttgCAGCTGTGTGAGCTGcgggctaaaatgctaaagctacttaccattgagaaacttcggactgtccagtctcatgtgaaacatgaacatatatttcttACCCTTTTTcatgcattataacacgagaaaacaagttaatttcagctagctcaCAATGCCGTATTTAGGAtacacatattacatattatattacacAACTTTTTAGCTGCTTCTTCTTCGCTGGTGTGAAAGTACCTCCTTGTCACTCCTAATCAAGTGGATGAATGAAGTATGCTCTTCTCTAATCTTCTCATGACAGCCTTCCACAGGGCCCACATGGCACCGCTTGCTGGGTGTAGGTGGCATTGCTGTCGGGTGGTTCTCTTCCTGGTTGCGTTCATCTGAGACAACAAATACAGCGTTCAAAAAGGCACGTTATATATTGGCACTACATAGACTTTGCTTTGGTGCCACAGCACACTAATGTTTGCATTTTCTATCACAACTTAAGTGATGCAgtaatcatgcattaacaagtacattgGTGATGACATGTAATACTAacagtacagtatattactgtatttagaTTTCTGAAAACATTAGCGAAATGTCTTGCCTTGGCGCATTGATTTCATAAAGTCTTGGAGCTTATGCTACTTCGGATAACACTTACAATGcctgctctccttgggatggctgtgtcttccagcacatgaagTGTCCTCCAGTCCtcgggtaaaaaatgctgatagCCGCCAAAAACAAACAGCCTTTGGACGGGGGTGAGCGAGGAGGAAGTAATGGCTGTCATGAGTGCAGCATGAGTGTTCATTTACAAAGTGGATGTTAGTGCAAACTGAGGTTTTTTTTGAACAgcacaatggtaatggtaatggttttatttcatttgaacatgcatcagattacaattgaatgcatcacataatcagttcacagttccacatgtccaaaaggagtaggaagaagcaaagcttattaaatcctacccctccatctggtacttttacaatcaataactgttacatttgtacacttcctgctttccataatacagtttaaggtttttttttttttttttttaattttgtaatttttttgtcacataccaaagtacgaggtgatatgaccatacaatgacatactgGAATTGGCTCATcgattgtttgatttccttactcaatccattccatagtttgattccacatactgaaatgctatggctttttaacgtagtcctagcatagaagtgtttcaaatgtacttcttccctgagatcatatttctcctctcttgtagagaagtattggatgacatttttaggtaattggttatttttagttttatgcattattttagctgtttgaagatgaactatatc
This DNA window, taken from Doryrhamphus excisus isolate RoL2022-K1 chromosome 4, RoL_Dexc_1.0, whole genome shotgun sequence, encodes the following:
- the cdca2 gene encoding cell division cycle-associated protein 2, producing MATEQTSTDAKETDQKEKMLLHSSQESSAPDLRQTSTHPNFLTPSQFGISVQSFTPTPSDRKEKSCLAQLKARRKSSVGVRGSPETNSLIRFIAQQKMKNSINRQSSQNIRSSPFLPRRASNLKQKMAAFQSLMNMEENDVCEPMSRQDDSTGGCSETRGYLSDEKSQEEGKENHPPATPSAPNKRRRVAPLEGCQVKIREEHAPLLHSNDCDKEKDKAVKESSDIVTKERLPSSASEEVHPVLLSLPLHVENDPRTSLEPRRQDNVFEPEGSSQACPNDLTPASPDDTSSALQILSPPSALARTAAGEEDSSVTPASKMKKRRVHFGGPLSPEFFDKHLPPSTPLQKGGTPGRAPTPSGIFKLRSALKTPQRNETPVPQDQPDLDGHTGFGASPVLAMPRKCSMTSVEEDGVEENKKIIFPTIEDSDSTVVSESEWKSNPQLNLNNAFQDEVISPVAITATRVSMLNELMSLSEEEQPAEVSKGPATLRNYKKKETANPESTIELPAGRRSRKRKLPEESEPVKRFTRSATKPSEKITMATARRWKKEVNHSLYGSRKYASKPPSLSPVPESSAAQDTPTCNCTVISDQSPHPTNEESTISDPMTAVPHDEMPTSSTFLISSSKITTAKKNRTRLIGKRKVGVPESHLPCVSRDQLSKNNEDDIDTLSGVSTEVLAIPEQASNATEETCTLRAADPGSPSAEAALNSQQAQNMFRSSMSLSEEPPAKNGQVDESLAPWQADFNLEDVFKPVATTRGQRSVRRSLRNLKNKTENDTESDAGLAWLPRVSPETRKEGRKSRRFCISLQVPVLPVNI